In the Leptotrichia sp. oral taxon 212 genome, one interval contains:
- the ylqF gene encoding ribosome biogenesis GTPase YlqF, producing MNINWYPGHMKKTKELITENLKIIDLVIEILDARIPLSSKNPDISKLAKNKQKIMVLNKVDLIDSRDLKKWQDYFLENNISDYFVALSVEKGTNFNELRKIIDKIYADKLEKMKKKGLRKTEVRAMIVGIPNVGKSKFINKFVNKNKAKVGNTPGFTKGKQWIKIDDKLELLDTPGVLWPKFEDDYVAYNLAITGSIKDNVLPLEEVALKFFEKLKNLNKIEEIIKAYNLEECIAKEEIHNLENHKILEILEKRLGVSKNEEHNYEIISRRILKDYRMGKIGKFFLEFPETE from the coding sequence ATGAATATAAACTGGTATCCCGGTCATATGAAAAAAACAAAGGAACTGATAACTGAGAATTTAAAAATAATCGATCTGGTAATAGAAATACTGGATGCCAGAATACCTTTATCAAGTAAAAATCCAGATATTTCAAAATTGGCTAAAAATAAGCAGAAAATAATGGTTTTAAATAAGGTGGATCTTATAGACAGTAGAGATTTGAAAAAATGGCAGGATTATTTTCTTGAAAATAATATTTCAGATTATTTTGTTGCTTTGAGTGTCGAAAAAGGAACGAATTTTAATGAATTGAGAAAAATAATTGATAAAATATATGCTGACAAGCTGGAAAAAATGAAAAAAAAAGGTCTTAGAAAGACTGAAGTAAGAGCAATGATTGTTGGGATTCCAAATGTCGGAAAGTCCAAGTTTATAAATAAATTTGTGAATAAAAATAAAGCTAAAGTGGGAAATACACCCGGATTTACAAAAGGAAAGCAGTGGATAAAAATAGACGACAAACTGGAACTACTGGATACTCCCGGAGTCTTATGGCCAAAATTTGAAGATGATTATGTAGCATATAATCTTGCTATAACGGGCTCTATAAAGGATAATGTCCTTCCTCTTGAGGAAGTTGCGTTAAAATTCTTTGAAAAACTGAAAAATCTGAATAAAATTGAAGAAATTATCAAAGCATACAATCTGGAGGAATGCATAGCTAAAGAAGAAATACATAACCTGGAAAACCATAAAATTCTGGAAATTCTGGAAAAAAGACTTGGAGTTTCAAAAAATGAGGAACACAATTATGAAATAATATCCAGAAGAATTTTAAAGGACTACAGAATGGGAAAAATAGGGAAATTTTTTCTGGAATTTCCTGAAACTGAGTAA